The Fulvia fulva chromosome 13, complete sequence genome window below encodes:
- a CDS encoding putative ubiquitin carboxyl-terminal hydrolase 3, which yields MHRPDWQGPGHQNNAAVPLHPQHRREYHGYHHGPMTPVPGPMYGGYHPAPMYQQQYYAPRWQQQPGPYMQPHWVPPMQPMPQQYAQPRSPMVVTSQPHQPMTPATRPQHAQSPRPAPPYMHHQQQAPLVVASPSPSPAPAQAPPPSAAPRAEPQRVETPPPPSPRREPINPPQGVSEHIEPFWPRLPWYSVPDEAFPARAIPSRRRRQNLHSADAGIVALPTKPGGELAQMVANEEDASAQQESQAASAEEPVSETSTIAAPSEQETPATSQAPSESDFANASTPATPAQTTNNSPKYAPNQQHTRRDTTTKIAVPVVPALPKVPREATSRPTTADQEAETTPKADDGQLAVTEGAAKVEEEKPKPAPAAPPKSWADLVKKNAKRAASSSTNNGSAVANSIPLPKSASLADALKQYDVQRDLQVSFLEPRGLVNTGNMCYMNSVLQVLVFCVPFYSFLDQVRQRTVHSMKSDTPLVDAMIMFVREFKILAKAPSAGALRPMLKQEQLEQYGEPCTPEYVYEVIQRLPRFAGMRRGHQQDAEEFLGFLLEGLHDECVKVMQGQNDTQPQQNGASSPGSVASPTAADDGWLEVGPKQKAAETRTAGQQDAPTPITKIFGGHLRSELRVPGKKDSVTLEPYKPLQLDIGAQNVNNIIDALKGLTIPEAFEGDFGGRGNTAKKQVFVETLPPVLVLHLKRFQYDSSGGTQKIWKKIGYPLDLEIPKEVFAPAKRAGMGATKPLPKYRLTAVVYHHGKSAAGGHYTVDVLRQDSREWVRMDDTIIRRIRPEDVAEGGSEEDPKLLAKALEQHKNDQELQKQRNMFSGLDDDEKPEEDNRPWSQANGHVKKFSNSAAATVATNGTVTPSTTGKRTPKPVTSVRDNKVAYILLYEKRE from the exons ATGCATCGACCAGACTGGCAGGGGCCCGGCCACCAGAACAATGCCGCGGTCCCTCTGCATCCACAGCATAGGAGGGAATATCATGGCTATCACCACGGCCCGATGACACCCGTGCCAGGCCCGATGTATGGAGGATATCACCCGGCGCCAATGTATCAGCAACAATACTACGCTCCGCGATGGCAGCAACAACCAGGACCGTACATGCAGCCGCATTGGGTACCGCCTATGCAACCTATGCCGCAGCAGTATGCGCAACCCAGGAGCCCAATGGTCGTCACTTCTCAACCTCACCAGCCAATGACACCAGCCACACGACCCCAGCACGCACAATCTCCTAG ACCAGCTCCACCGTACATGCATCATCAGCAACAAGCGCCCCTTGTCGTGGCATCTCCGTCGCCTTCGCCTGCTCCCGCCCAAGCACCACCGCCATCCGCTGCACCACGAGCCGAGCCACAACGAGTAGAAACACCTCCTCCTCCGTCGCCACGTCGAGAACCCATCAACCCGCCTCAAGGCGTAAGCGAGCACATCGAACCCTTTTGGCCTCGATTGCCGTGGTATTCTGTTCCGGATGAGGCATTCCCTGCTCGCGCGATCCCCTCCAGGCGCCGACGACAAAATCTCCATTCAGCCGATGCTGGTATAGTGGCATTACCCACAAAACCTGGAGGAGAACTAGCACAAATGGTAGCAAATGAGGAGGATGCCTCTGCGCAGCAGGAATCTCAAGCCGCCTCAGCAGAAGAGCCAGTCTCAGAAACCTCGACTATAGCAGCGCCGAGTGAGCAGGAGACACCTGCAACGAGCCAAGCACCGAGCGAAAGCGACTTTGCAAATGCTTCCACACCTGCAACTCCCGCCCAGACCACGAACAACTCTCCAAAGTATGCCCCGAATCAGCAGCACACGCGACGCGATACGACGACCAAGATTGCCGTGCCAGTCGTTCCAGCGCTTCCAAAGGTACCAAGGGAGGCAACATCTCGACCAACCACAGCAGATCAAGAGGCGGAGACCACACCTAAGGCTGATGATGGACAATTGGCTGTCACTGAGGGGGCGGCCAAGGTTGAGGAAGAAAAGCCAAAACCTGCACCAGCGGCACCACCTAAGTCATGGGCCGATCTCGTGAAGAAGAACGCCAAACGAGCGGCATCTTCATCCACCAACAACGGTTCTGCTGTTGCTAATAGCATTCCACTGCCGAAGAGCGCATCTCTTGCGGATGCGCTGAAGCAGTACGACGTGCAGCGTGATCTGCAAGTATCCTTTCTCGAGCCCCGTGGGCTAGTAAATACTGGTAATATGTGTTATATGAATTCG GTTCTTCAGGTTCTGGTCTTCTGCGTTCCCTTCTACAGCTTCCTGGACCAAGTGAGGCAACGAACTGTACATTCTATGAAAAGCGATACCCCTCTCGTTGATGCGATGATCATGTTTGTTCGAGAATTCAAGATCTTGGCCAAAGCGCCATCCGCAGGTGCATTACGGCCGATGCTGAAGCAGGAACAGCTGGAGCAGTATGGAGAGCCGTGCACACCCGAGTATGTGTACGAGGTCATTCAGAGGTTGCCACGATTCGCGGGAATGAGG AGAGGTCACCAGCAAGACGCCGAGGAGTTTCTGGGCTTCTTACTTGAAGGCCTTCATGACGAGTGCGTCAAGGTCATGCAGGGTCAGAACGACACTCAGCCACAGCAGAACGGTGCTTCTTCGCCAGGTTCTGTCGCCTCACCAACAGCTGCAGATGATGGCTGGCTTGAGGTTGGACCCAAGCAGAAAGCCGCTGAGACACGCACTGCCGGTCAGCAAGACGCACCAACACCCATCACCAAGATCTTCGGCGGCCATTTGCGCTCAGAGCTGCGCGTGCCAGGGAAGAAGGACTCCGTCACTTTGGAGCCATACAAGCCGCTTCAATTGGACATTGGCGCACAGAACGTCAACAACATAATTGATGCATTGAAAGGTCTGACTATCCCAGAGGCTTTTGAGGGAGACTTCGGTGGCCGTGGCAACACTGCCAAGAAGCAAGTGTTCGTTGAGACTCTGCCTCCGGTCCTGGTCCTTCATCTGAAGCGATTCCAGTACGACAGCAGTGGTGGCACCCAGAAGATCTGGAAGAAGATCGGCTACCCGTTGGACCTCGAGATTCCCAAGGAGGTCTTCGCGCCAGCCAAACGCGCCGGCATGGGAGCGACGAAGCCACTGCCGAAGTATCGACTTACCGCTGTTGTGTATCACCACGGCAAATCAGCAGCAGGTGGACACTACACCGTGGACGTCCTCCGACAGGACTCACGTGAGTGGGTTCGCATGGACGACACGATCATCCGGCGCATCCGGCCAGAGGACGTTGCCGAAGGCGGCAGCGAGGAAGACCCCAAGTTGCTCGCCAAAGCCCTCGAGCAACACAAGAACGACCAAGAGCTGCAAAAGCAGCGCAACATGTTCAGCGGCTTGGATGACGATGAGAAGCCAGAGGAGGACAACCGTCCGTGGTCGCAAGCCAACGGACACGTGAAGAAATTCTCGAACTCCGCGGCCGCGACTGTCGCTACGAACGGTACTGTCACTCCAAGCACTACAGGCAAGCGCACTCCAAAGCCTGTGACGAGTGTGCGTGATAACAAGGTAGCGTATATCTTGCTGTATGAGAAGCGCGAGTAA
- a CDS encoding putative tartrate dehydrogenase/decarboxylase TtuC produces the protein MSPIAISSDTKTHSIACIPADGIGPEVIDAGIEVLKTLSEASGSFHLNFENYDWSSETYKKTGQYIPDGGLESLKKHDAILFGAVGAPDVPDHISLWGLRLAICQPFQQYANVRPTKIFKGTESPLRKAKTGDLDWVIIRENSEGEYAGQGGRSHRGLPWETSTEVSIFTRHCVERLIRFAFETAQKRPRKHLTVVTKSNAQRNGMVMWDEIAAEVAKDFGDVTVEKMLVDAMTCRMVLQPQSLDTIVATNLHADILSDLAAALAGSIGIAPTSNLDPTRQNPSMFEPIHGSAFDITGKGVANPVATFWTAAEMLKWLGEEEAAERLLECVESVCSRGILTRDLGGSTGTKEVTEAVKDEIRSSYGKAKKSVS, from the coding sequence ATGTCCCCAATCGCCATCTCCTCAGACACAAAGACACACAGCATAGCCTGCATACCTGCCGACGGCATTGGTCCAGAAGTCATCGATGCCGGTATTGAGGTGCTCAAGACTCTTTCCGAAGCCTCGGGATCATTCCACCTGAACTTCGAAAACTACGACTGGTCCTCGGAGACTTACAAGAAGACTGGCCAGTACATCCCCGACGGCGGCCTCGAATCCCTCAAGAAGCACGATGCCATCCTCTTCGGTGCTGTTGGAGCCCCAGATGTGCCGGATCATATCTCTCTATGGGGACTGAGACTGGCTATCTGCCAACCTTTCCAGCAATACGCCAATGTTCGTCCGACGAAGATCTTCAAGGGTACCGAGTCGCCACTACGGAAAGCGAAGACTGGAGATCTTGACTGGGTCATCATCCGTGAGAACAGCGAGGGCGAGTATGCTGGTCAAGGTGGTCGCTCACATCGTGGTCTGCCATGGGAGACGAGTACTGAGGTGTCGATCTTTACGAGACATTGTGTCGAACGTCTGATCCGCTTTGCATTTGAGACGGCACAGAAGAGACCGAGGAAGCACCTCACGGTCGTGACGAAAAGTAATGCACAGAGGAACGGAATGGTCATGTGGGATGAGATTGCGGCGGAGGTGGCGAAGGATTTTGGGGATGTTACAGTCGAGAAGATGCTGGTTGATGCGATGACTTGTCGCATGGTGTTGCAGCCGCAGAGCTTGGACACAATCGTTGCTACGAACCTGCACGCAGACATCCTGTCCGACCTGGCAGCGGCATTAGCTGGCTCGATCGGTATTGCGCCGACATCAAACTTGGATCCGACGAGGCAGAATCCGAGTATGTTTGAGCCGATACATGGATCTGCTTTTGACATTACTGGCAAGGGTGTCGCGAACCCTGTTGCGACTTTCTGGACTGCGGCGGAGATGCTGAAGTGGTTGGGTGAGGAAGAGGCGGCAGAGAGGCTGCTTGAATGTGTGGAAAGTGTTTGTAGTAGAGGCATCTTGACAAGAGATCTTGGAGGCAGTACTGGAACGAAGGAAGTCACTGAGGCTGTGAAGGATGAGATCAGGAGTTCTTATGGCAAGGCGAAGAAGAGTGTTTCGTAA
- a CDS encoding putative octanoyltransferase, giving the protein MILRHLHLPYLTSYLHADKLQQTLVSNLLAHKASPKTVPPPQPTIITAQFHPVYTCGRREVGNLSRDQIDYLTASTPHGTASFHEALRGGQTTFHGPGQLVVYPIIDLKRHNLSPRCYVNYLEQCVIDILKSGWNVQAVRTDNPGIWTDEEHKICALGVHLRRNVTSHGIGLNLSTEMGWFERIVACGLEGKKTTNLQQMVGRGKTVDVEWAARSFVRRFGDGLEGSEAIEKIGEGDV; this is encoded by the coding sequence ATGATCCTGCGCCACCTCCACCTCCCTTACCTGACCTCCTACCTCCACGCCGACAAACTACAACAAACCCTCGTCTCCAACCTCCTCGCCCACAAAGCCTCGCCCAAGACCGTCCCGCCCCCACAACCTACCATAATCACAGCCCAGTTCCACCCCGTCTACACCTGCGGCCGGCGAGAAGTAGGAAATCTCTCCCGAGACCAGATCGACTACTTGACCGCATCTACTCCCCACGGCACAGCCTCCTTCCACGAGGCCCTCCGAGGCGGGCAAACAACCTTTCACGGACCCGGCCAACTCGTCGTATACCCCATCATCGACCTGAAACGCCACAACCTCTCACCTCGCTGCTACGTCAATTACCTCGAACAGTGCGTCATCGACATCCTCAAGTCCGGGTGGAACGTCCAGGCGGTAAGGACCGACAACCCAGGAATCTGGACGGACGAAGAACATAAGATTTGTGCGCTGGGAGTGCATCTTAGACGGAATGTCACGAGTCATGGAATCGGATTGAATCTGAGCACAGAGATGGGATGGTTTGAGAGGATTGTGGCGTGTGGGTTGGAAGGGAAGAAGACGACCAATTTGCAGCAGATGGTGGGGCGTGGGAAGACGGTGGATGTGGAATGGGCGGCGCGGTCTTTTGTTAGGAGGTTTGGGGATGGGTTAGAGGGGTCTGAGGCGATTGAGAAGATCGGTGAGGGGGATGTTTGA